The Sabethes cyaneus chromosome 3, idSabCyanKW18_F2, whole genome shotgun sequence DNA window CCGAATCAGTTCGAGTCTGAATACGTGGGAGAAACAAACCTGCCAGGATCCAGACTCATCAGCATCTTCCGACAATGGGCCAGCGAAGAAAGCAACGGCAGCAGGCACTGTGTCAGGGTTAACACAGGTTGTTGATTCTAATTGCGATAATAATAGCCTGAAAGAACAGCAAGAAAATGAGACTGGCGACGTGGAACAAGAACTACAGTTAGCAAGTGATACAGTGCAAAAGTATCAATACCAAAGCGCTGAAATTTTAGATACTACTGGAAGCGATATAAACAGCATCAATCCAAGCCGAAGACATAGCCGAATCAGTATGATAATTATCTACGGCCGGGAAGTTTTGTGCATTTTGGCCCTGATACTAACAACGTACGCATCAATTCAGAACAGGTATGGTTCAAGCATATTCAGACGATCTATTTGtacgataaattttaatttttttactttaatGTTAACTATTATGTCAACGTGTTTACCTCTCTGCTAGCAAACCGCGAATTTCCAAGGCACCTCCTGCGgttccatttttttctcgaGGATCACTGGTTCACGACTGGCCCTCGGGTGCTTTGGGTCCCACACAGACTCGCGTCTCCCAGTCGGAGCTATCGTTCGTATTTTACTACGCACCCTGGTGCGCCGAAAGTCAGCATGCTCGCTCCGTTTACGAGCACGTCGCTCGGCTTTACTTCCGAGAGGCGCACTTCGCTGCCATCAACTGTTGGCAGCCCGGAGGCGAATGTCGCCTGCAATACTCCAAAGTGCACTCGTGGCCGGTGCTGATGGCTTACCAACCGAACGGGCTGGCAGTTCAGTACCATCAGGCATGGACCAACGCTGCTCTCACCCgatttgtacagtcactcaTTAAACCCATTCATCGGCTAACGGGTCCAGGCGATCTAATGAGTTTTATGACAGGAAAGGATGTGAGTATTTTTCGGACCCACTATATTACGTTGATTgtttcatgttgaatttttcgcAGGCGGTTGTGGTAGCATTCTTGGACTTAAAAGCAAACTCTAAACAGTACAGTAGTTTTTATCAAACGTCCCTTAAATGGTTGGAGAAGGATCCATTCCAAGAAGTTGCATTTGGAATAGTCACCGGAGAGTCTTCCAACGCATTTGGGGTAGAGGAAATTCCAGCGATTCGACTCTATCTTTGGAATGAGACAATTGTAACTGGTTGCCTATGTGCTAAGTTAAATTGAATAACAAACAATCTTCTTTCTAGGAATTCACTGGCAATGATACATGGGCACAATCAGAGATTGTGGAATGGATTGGCAAGCACATTCAGGTAGTCTCGATGTGGATTGCCCCACCTGGAGCTACTAAGTCTGCCTCCCTGGCTCCGTACTTTAAGCACGGCCCAGTTCTCTTTTATTTCACTCCTCGTACACTCTATGATGCCACATCTCCGTCCGATGCATATATGCTGCTTCGACAGTTGGGGATGCAGTACTACAACTGCCGGGGCGATAAATGGATAGAAGAGATGGCGAAGCGATACATCGCAGAGCATCGACGGCTTAATGCCGAAACATACGTGCAACTAAAGAATAATTGCATCCTAATGTTGAAAAACAATCCTTATCAGAGCAATGAAGATGGCGATGAGAGAAAAAAAGCTTGTACTGCTTCCAATACAGTAGCAGTTTCATTTGTGAATGTTCTGAATACATCAAAATTTACCGAAGGTCGTCAAAAAATTCGCTCTTTAGGAGGCGGGCCTCATGATTATTGCGAAATCGAACGGGTGAAGTGCGACGAAAGGTTCTATGAGTGCGAAGTTACTGACAACGAAAATTCACTTAATTACGAGCCAGAAGAAACCTGCTCAAAAAGAAAGCGTAAACATTCCAGTTTGTATGGCTCAGTGAAAGGTGATAATAGGTCAAAGCAACCGACGATTTCGTTGCTGGATGCAGACGAGGATTATCGGGGGTCACAAATGTTGCGGAAACTATATCAGCGGAAGCAATGCGAGTTACTACAACTAAGTGAGAtggatcaaaatgaaattttcttcCGCGAGCCTGCTGATCGGGATGACAATTACACAGACCTGATCCAGGGGATGGCCTGCAAGTCCAATAAAACGCTCACATTTTTGGGAATGGACAGTGCTTTGTATCATGCGTTTGCGGAAAGATTAGGTGTTGATGTTCTGACTGAAGCCAATAAGTCCGTAGCGATAATCGTCGATCACGAGGTAGATTTTTGAAGGATTTTTTATGTAattgaattcaatttttcaatttatccGCAGGATGAATCAACCTACTTGTTGAAAGACGCTATCAGCTTAGCTTCAATGTCCAAATTTGTGTACGATTTTTACAATAGAAGTTATCCACGGTTTCTACGGGCGAATAACGTAGCTTTCAAGAATACCCATTCGTTCAACATGAGCGAGTTTCGAAAGGAAAACAAGCGTACAATGCAAGTCAAACGAAAAGAGTCTTCGGTCGAACGAAAACGACAGGTGGACATTGAAAAAAATGCGTCACAGCAAGTCACTAGCAAAGGATCTCACCAAACGATGAATGGGCAAATGGTGCCGGACCACGAACATCATTATATAAGGGAGATAAATTCTCGCAACTTTCAGCAAGCCGTGATCAACACAAACAAGGTAAGTCGAACTAGTAAATTATAGCTCGATGCATGTTAATCTATCAGGCAGAATTAAACATTAAATGGAAAAATGAAATGTAGTTTACGCATTTCGGGCAACTGCAAGGCTCATATTCTGTGATCTAGAAAACGAAGGATCCGGCCCTCAAGAAGAAATCAATGCAGTCCTGCAATCAATGAACAATACAAGAATCAATGAAGTCCTGCAAAGTAAACACGAAAAATATTGGGTCAGTCCAGCCGGAAAGACGTCCCAAGAATCCGGTGGCTGAGTCGCAGGTAGTGGATGTTCTTGGTAGTGTTGCAAATGGCCGTGAGAGCTATGACGAACTAAGTTTCAATTACTCCGAAGAAGGGGAAATTACTAGCAGAGTCGATAGCTTTCGGTTTATTTCGGTAGTCAGCAAAAGCGTTGCTTGAAGTGCTGCAAAAACTATAGAAATTGAACAAATCCAGTTGAACGAGAAAATAAAGCATTAAAGGGAGCTGTAGGGGAAGAAAATTTTGTTTGATGGAGCATTGTCTGAcatgcaggcgttgtactttcaatttcaaagcagcatacgatacagtcgatcgatacCAGCCATCACAGATAATGCAAGAACTCgggttttcggacaaactgacgcgactgatcagagctacattggatcgagtagtttgtttcgtgcgcatctcgggaaccctctcgagttccttcgagacgcagcgagcTGCATCGACAACAACATTagcaaggagatccaacgatgcattcaagcgggaaatctggcctactttaccctttgcaaaacactgcACCGTCGTACGGTGCTGATAatatacaaaacccttattagatcggtagttctCTATGGACAGGAAGCTGTGACACTGCTCACGGATGGCCTGCCATTACCGTGTTACCGTTACCGTTACCGTGAACGGAAGGTGCTGCAGAAAATATTTAGcggaatacaaactgaaagcggagagtggcggaggcgtatgagtcACCAGCTACAAACACTACTTGGagggattcccatcgtacatctggcgaaagtcgataggctacggtgggctagacacgtcgtaaggatacgAGAcggcagtgcgacgaaaacagttctcacCAACAACcacaccggtaccaggaactgggaggctcaacgtgcagGATAGCTCGACAAGATCGAGAgttatttgcgacttctgagacgactgggacaTTGGCGGCGTGTGGCCCAAGATCGtgttgaatggagacaactgcTTGACACAGTGCCAGTCAGTCCGGCTCTATGTGACAGTGCCCAAAAAGAAAGCTGTTTAAAACACGAAAATAAAGTTGTTCAACATGTTTTTTTCATTCCTCACTTCCAGACTGTCATCGTCCACTTCTACTCAACTCAATGTGCCTTCTGCAGTTTGCTCTCACAGCAGCTGCTCACAGTGTCGCGAATACTGCGCCAGCAGCCACGGCTAGAATTTGTCCGGATCGACGGAGACAAAAACGATCTGCAGTGGGAATACAGTATGGATCTATTCCCAACGTTAATTATATTCCCCAATCAAAGGTAACGAAACGAGTTCTAAACTAgaaaatttgtaatttgtaattacatttttgtttttcagaAAATCCGAAAGTCGGATTTTTTCTCGCCACCTACAGCTAACTGTGCCGAACGTTCTGGGATTTATTCTAGCAAATCTCACACCTCCCGAAAGAATCCATGCCAACTATCTTATCTGTGACACTGTGAAGGTAAAACCCGGACTAAAATGTAAAGATTACGATCGTTGAATTAAGTAACTAATTCTCATTTTAGTCGTCACCATCTCGCGACGAATGCCTACAGACAATGAAGCGTGAGCTTAGCAATGGCATCTCGCTCAATTTGCGCCTCTATCGAAAGTCTACCAATCGTCCGGCCAGAGCCGCGCAAGTGCTGCGTCGGCTGCAGGTTCTGCAGGAGTTCTATCTAACCACGCTCGGTTGTCTCAGCCATTCCTGTGATTTTACTCGACTAAAAGCCCACGCCGATACAATCCTCACTATGTGGCAAATGACGGTGTGAGAAACTGTGCGCGACTGCCCAAGGTCGAAAGTTTATCGAAAAAGTCTTCTAGGAAATTGCCAAAGTGCTTCCTTGGTTGGCAGAACGAAAAATAATATTCATTTTATATGAAGAGTCACTTTTACGGTTCCAAAAACTACTAGTAGTTTTTTCTTTGATATTGCAATTTATTTCCTTCAAGTCAccggaaaaataaactaataaattatttttgttattttaaataTTACTCTTTAAATTGTTCCTAATATGAACTACAAAAAGTTTACTGCGTAGATCGGATCTCGTGGTAGATATTTTCACACAAACGTCGGATATAACATCTGCAATGTCACGTCAAGTATCTTTACACGTGTTGCAAtgattaaaatttaaatgaacTTCAATCATGCTATATTGTTTGGAGCTGTATATACCataagagagaaaaaaacaaacgttaaTAGGATGTAGATTAAACATCTGTTGATTTACTACAAATATTTACCAACTTTGGTAAAGTGTAAAAAGCAGGGAGAACTTAGTGAGTGATTAATATATTCTATTCTATGAAAAACCGGAGCGCATTTTCCATTGGTATCCTTACTGCAAATTGTTTGAGACACTTTCCCAATACTCGTACCGATCCTACCTAAATTTAGCACACGGCTGGTCAGAAACTTTTTACGCCCTTTATCTTCTGTGTAGgccaaaataaataatttacaaaCCAGTGCCACTATTGTTGTATATCTCCGTATATCATTACGTCTCACACTTTAGTGCACTAGAACGATTACACTGTTGCGCTCATAATGATTTCGTTTACTCCCAATAGAGATCATGTTAGCAGATAAGCATTATGTATTTAACGACTGCTATCACAGCCTGCCACCGTAGTGTAGAGTTGCAGGGGGTGGTCGCACACAAGCCAAGATTTTGCGTGTTCTATACGCTACCGTGGTGCAGACAACAGACGGGAAGCGGCCAACCCTTCTTAGAAAGACTATTGCATGATTTGTGTGACATGCACGATAATTTCACGTTTCGCGCTCTCGCACCACGTGTCGGGTGGAGTTCAGTGTACACAGTGTCCTACAACCTGTTCGACGAACGCAAACATCGACCTTCGTGCGGCCATTGGGCTGTTGTAGGTACATAACGATGTCATACTACTGACTAGGATGAATAAACAAACGTCGCCATGAATCAACCGCCGCGGCTGGACTTCGGCGCAGTATTGAATTTACCGTGGGACCATGAAGAGACAGTAAATCAATATCTCCGCCGTGAgtgactttcatacaaatggatatgtgaagaaaaaaaacgtgTTAACAAAATGTCATGGGATGCTCCTCTTCAAGTACGGCAATAGAAGAAGATATCGGTACTCCTGAGCGGCATGCTGCCAGAAACCGTTTAGGATTTTCGGAAGTAGCCTTCGAATTGCAGGATAGTGTTGCGAAGGTATGCAGAACCAATAACTCACCGTACGGAATggaattggattttatttagcCTATTGGGAATTACAGATTGACGAAATTATCTCCCAAGCATATCAACGATTGGACGAACAGATATGCGCGCTTGAAAGTGCTTGTCCCGGACCACGGTTGTTGACGGCGGAAGCCTGGGTGGATCATCTGCAAACAAATATCGTGCGATCAAATGTTCAGGATGAAATTTTTCTACCCACAAATAAACTGGCACTCGAAGTAAAAGTTATCGGCATTCCGAATGGTATACCGAATGGATCTTCCAGTCCGACTGAGTTGCAATGTGCTACCGACGGGGATGCCAGAGACGATATCGCCAAGGTTCGTCGTGTATGTATTGTTTGTTCTATTTATTGGCCGCAGTATAGCGGAACACCTGTTTGATTGAATGAGACGATGACGGTGCATCTTTTAATACTTAAAACTACTTATGAACTCGTATTATCGAATATGTGACAGGATGCGAAACTGTAAGGTGTGTGAACATGAAGTATGTTCAGTGCGGACTACTGAAAgttcgagaaaaaataacatgttttatattttcttaGTGAGTAGTTTTCTTAAAAGCAAACATTTAATTTGTATTTGGTACAAATTACATCACTGCTTGTACTGAACCatttacagtcaaccaaaaaagtattcggacagcagcgcataaatttttcttttagtaattttgcgcagtatttttgcaaagaatggtaacacatattttttaaaataatgtttaactaaagcatatttagatgcacaacaaaaattcggggaaaagctttccgttttgaagatagagtacatataatttgaattgcttaaaaatgcagccaaaaaagtattcggacagttaactattagttgaaataaatgtcctttctcgctcaaccaccaccttgtaggaccatttacattcttgatgacctgttt harbors:
- the LOC128742049 gene encoding thioredoxin domain-containing protein 11, translated to MSTLTPAWRQTADDECNSTYHSIAAAAENQQYNIRRRISSSLNTWEKQTCQDPDSSASSDNGPAKKATAAGTVSGLTQVVDSNCDNNSLKEQQENETGDVEQELQLASDTVQKYQYQSAEILDTTGSDINSINPSRRHSRISMIIIYGREVLCILALILTTYASIQNSKPRISKAPPAVPFFSRGSLVHDWPSGALGPTQTRVSQSELSFVFYYAPWCAESQHARSVYEHVARLYFREAHFAAINCWQPGGECRLQYSKVHSWPVLMAYQPNGLAVQYHQAWTNAALTRFVQSLIKPIHRLTGPGDLMSFMTGKDAVVVAFLDLKANSKQYSSFYQTSLKWLEKDPFQEVAFGIVTGESSNAFGVEEIPAIRLYLWNETIEFTGNDTWAQSEIVEWIGKHIQVVSMWIAPPGATKSASLAPYFKHGPVLFYFTPRTLYDATSPSDAYMLLRQLGMQYYNCRGDKWIEEMAKRYIAEHRRLNAETYVQLKNNCILMLKNNPYQSNEDGDERKKACTASNTVAVSFVNVLNTSKFTEGRQKIRSLGGGPHDYCEIERVKCDERFYECEVTDNENSLNYEPEETCSKRKRKHSSLYGSVKGDNRSKQPTISLLDADEDYRGSQMLRKLYQRKQCELLQLSEMDQNEIFFREPADRDDNYTDLIQGMACKSNKTLTFLGMDSALYHAFAERLGVDVLTEANKSVAIIVDHEDESTYLLKDAISLASMSKFVYDFYNRSYPRFLRANNVAFKNTHSFNMSEFRKENKRTMQVKRKESSVERKRQVDIEKNASQQVTSKGSHQTMNGQMVPDHEHHYIREINSRNFQQAVINTNKTVIVHFYSTQCAFCSLLSQQLLTVSRILRQQPRLEFVRIDGDKNDLQWEYSMDLFPTLIIFPNQRKSESRIFSRHLQLTVPNVLGFILANLTPPERIHANYLICDTVKSSPSRDECLQTMKRELSNGISLNLRLYRKSTNRPARAAQVLRRLQVLQEFYLTTLGCLSHSCDFTRLKAHADTILTMWQMTV